The sequence CCAGCAAGCCGCGCAGTTTTCCCACCGCGAAGCCGATTTCCTCCGGAGAGACGCAGAATGGCGGGGTGAAGGCAAGCACATCCCCCGCAGGCCCGTCGGGAAGGGCGATGATCCCTGAGCGCAGGAGGGCTTTGATGGCTGCGAGGGCGCGTTCGCCGCTGTCGGTCTCCACGCCCATCATCAGACCCCGGCCGCGGATTTCACGGACACAGGGCAAGCTGACCAGGGCTTCCAGCGCCTCGCGGAGGCGATCCGCTGCGGCCCGCACCATGGCTTCCGTGCTTGGCTCCCGATAGCGGAACAGCGCTTCGAGAGCCATCGCACAGCCCATCGGATTCCCCAGGAAGGTGCTGGTATGCAGCGCCTCGCCCGCGCTTGGAGGCCAGCAGTCCATCACCTCTGCGGAGCCGACACAGGCGGAGATGGGGAATCCGCCGCTGAGGGCTTTGCCGAGGCAGATGAGATCCGGCACCACGCCCTCCCACTCGCAGGCGAACATTTTCCCCGTCCGCCAGAACCCGGTGTAGATCTCATCGAAAATCAGGACCGCGCCGACGGCATCGCACCACTCACGCAGGATTTTCAGGAAACCATCCGGCGGCACCACGATCCCGCCGCGCCCCTGCACCGGCTCGACCAGCACAGCGCCGATGGAGAGCCCGTCGAGCTCCCAGAGATCGTCGGAAAATGTTTCCAGTTCCCCCGGCGTGCGCGGAAAAGGGAGCCGCTGGGTCACGGCCGCAAGCTGTCCCTCGAAGGGCTCGCGGAACCAGCCTATCCCCGCCCCCAGCAGCGTGCCATAACCCAGGCCGTGATATCCGCCCCCGAAGGAAAGGATCCCGCTCCGCCCCGTCGCCACCACCGCCGTTTTCAGCGCCGCCTCCACCGCCTCGAAGCCGGAATTTCCAAACAGGCACTTCCCCTTGCGGCCGGCCCATCTCCCGAAAGTGATTTCGGAGAGCGCCTCGCAGAGTTCCACCTTGATCCGCGCCGGGTGGACATCGCCCATCGCGTGCATCAGGGATGCGCTCTGCCCGCGCAGGGCATCCCCGGTGAAGCCGTAGCCCATGCCCGCCACCCCGAAGCCGCTGGTCATGTCGAGATACCGGTTCCCATCCACGTCCCACACGTTCGCCCCCTCCGCCCGCTCCCAGAAAATGGGCCAGTCATCTACTAGGAACGTAGTGTTCCGGCACTCCACCGCCGAGAGCCTCGCCGCCAGGGCATGGGATTTCCCGCCGGGGACATTTGTGAGGATCTCGGGTAGCACGGTGCGGAGCATCCGCATTGCGAGCCGGTCATTGAAGCGCAAAATGACCGGCTTGGCACAAGCCGGGGATTGCGGCATGCATCACCCTGCGCTGACCAGCGCATGCTTCGCCTTCGCCCCGAGGCGCTTGATCCGCAGCTCCTCCTTGCTCGCCTCGGAGCGGTTGCCGACTTCGCGTCGATAGACGATTTCGAGCGGCAGCCGCCCGCGCAGGTATCTCGCCGCCTTCGGCCCCTGGGAAAGGTGCTCGGAAAAACGCCGTTCCACATCCGTGGCGATGCCGGTGTAGAGCGATCCGTCGCCGCAGCGGATGATGTAAACCGACCAGGTGGAAGCGGGCATGGCCGCTTGTAGCGCCCACAGGGACGAAGGGAAAGGATTCCCCTGATTTCGCTTCCAAGCCGCTCTCCGGGTCACGAAGCTTCCGCGCATCAGCCCCTACCTCCAGCTCCATCTCCTGGTTTTCATTTTCGCGGCGACGACCATCCTCGGTCGTCTGGCTTCCGTCAGTGCTCCGGTGCTCATCACCTGGCGTTGCCTGATCGCGGCGGTCGCCGCTTTCCTGTGGATCGCGGCCATGCGGAACCGCAGGATCTGGCTGGGCTGGCGGAAGGTGGGGAAACTGCTCTGCATCGGTGCGATCATCGGGCTGCACTGGCTATGCCTGTTCGGAGCGGTCAAGATCGCCAACGTTTCCATCGCGCTGGCCGGACTGGCCACCATGTCGCTGTTCACCGCCTTCGCGGAGCCGCTTTTCACCCGCCGCCGCATCCGACCCTTCGAGGTCTTCATCGGCCTGATCGTGGTGGTCGGGGTGTGCCTGATCGCAGGGGTGGAGCAAGCGCATTGGCTCGGCCTTCTCATCGCGCTGCTCAGCGCGCTGTTCGCGGCGATTTTCCTCGTCCTCAACGGCATGCTCATGGTCGAAGGCGCGGATCCCATGGTCATGGTCGGCTGGGAAATGGCCGCCTCCGCCGCCGTCTGCCTTGCCGCCGTCCCAATCTTCGATCCCGCAGGCCTGCCCGCGCTCGGTGTCCGCGATGCATGGGATTGGCTCTGGATCGGCATCCTCGCGATCATCTGCACCGTCTTCGCGCAGGATCTGACCAACCGCCTGCTGCGCTCCCTCTCCGCCTACGACATCAACCTCGTCTCGAACTTCGAGCCGGTGTACGGCATCATCGCCGCCGCCCTCATTTTCAACGAGCATGAGAGCCTCAAGCCCGCCTTCTACCTCGGCGCGCTGACCATCATCCTGGCGAATTTCCTCCACCCCCTCCTGCGGAAGCGTTTCGGGTGAAAAGCGCCTCACCCCAGGAGCCGGGCGCTTCGTTCGTTTCGCCGGGCGCGTCGAATGCCGTCTTCCACGACCCTGGGGCTCAGCCAACATCAAGCGACTAGCGCGCAACGGAAGCACCCGGGGTTTTGGAGTGCGCTTGTTGCGGGAAGTCGAAGGTCAAGACGAGCGGTTCGGTTCCCGTGTTCTCGATTTCGACACCACCGCGATCAAGCGCGGCTTGGGTGATGAATCCGATCTCGGGATAGATTTCGCCAAGCTTCATGTCCAGGTGATATCGCACTTCGAGTTTCCCAACCCGGCCGATGCCGCCATTGGTGTGAAACAGCGCGGGGCTTTCCGGGCAGAACTTGGTCTTGCTACCCGGCGCGACGATGAGGCGGAGAATCGAGGCCTTCTGGTCGCCGAGGAAATCACCGTAAACGATCCACTTTGCATCCACCCCATCGCCTACAAATTCTTCGGCGGTGATGGCCGGGCGCGAATTCTTCTTCACGAAGTTCGGATCCTGGTTCGCCTCGAAGTCGAACGTTTCGACCAGGAATTCCCAGTCTTCGTGCCGGTTCTTCGGATAGTCCTCTTCGCGGCAGGCGTAAAACGCATCGGCCGCCCCGATCCGCCCATCCAGCGTCAGATCCTCGGCCAGGAAATGCTCGTCCATCGTGACGTGCAACTCGTGCGTGCAAAGGTTCGTCGGTGAGTGCAGCACCCCGTTCGGCATCACGAAGCCGTTATCAATGTGCATCATCGTGTGCGGAGACAAATGCCGGACGCCGTTATACTCGCCCTGCCCCCAGCTCTTCATGCAGGCGAGGAACTGATCCTTTGTCACGAACGGGTAGAGACCCATCGCCGTGGTGTGATAGTGCGACGGGCTGACTCCGGGATTGTCGTATGAATTGATGTCGTAAACTTCCCATTTTGCCCAGTGGAGGTGGTGGGGAATGGGG comes from Akkermansiaceae bacterium and encodes:
- a CDS encoding GIY-YIG nuclease family protein, coding for MPASTWSVYIIRCGDGSLYTGIATDVERRFSEHLSQGPKAARYLRGRLPLEIVYRREVGNRSEASKEELRIKRLGAKAKHALVSAG
- a CDS encoding aspartate aminotransferase family protein, producing MLPEILTNVPGGKSHALAARLSAVECRNTTFLVDDWPIFWERAEGANVWDVDGNRYLDMTSGFGVAGMGYGFTGDALRGQSASLMHAMGDVHPARIKVELCEALSEITFGRWAGRKGKCLFGNSGFEAVEAALKTAVVATGRSGILSFGGGYHGLGYGTLLGAGIGWFREPFEGQLAAVTQRLPFPRTPGELETFSDDLWELDGLSIGAVLVEPVQGRGGIVVPPDGFLKILREWCDAVGAVLIFDEIYTGFWRTGKMFACEWEGVVPDLICLGKALSGGFPISACVGSAEVMDCWPPSAGEALHTSTFLGNPMGCAMALEALFRYREPSTEAMVRAAADRLREALEALVSLPCVREIRGRGLMMGVETDSGERALAAIKALLRSGIIALPDGPAGDVLAFTPPFCVSPEEIGFAVGKLRGLLER
- a CDS encoding EamA family transporter, with translation MLITWRCLIAAVAAFLWIAAMRNRRIWLGWRKVGKLLCIGAIIGLHWLCLFGAVKIANVSIALAGLATMSLFTAFAEPLFTRRRIRPFEVFIGLIVVVGVCLIAGVEQAHWLGLLIALLSALFAAIFLVLNGMLMVEGADPMVMVGWEMAASAAVCLAAVPIFDPAGLPALGVRDAWDWLWIGILAIICTVFAQDLTNRLLRSLSAYDINLVSNFEPVYGIIAAALIFNEHESLKPAFYLGALTIILANFLHPLLRKRFG